From Streptomyces durmitorensis, a single genomic window includes:
- a CDS encoding HAD family hydrolase translates to MAAPLAYSLIATDLDGTLLRGDDTVSDRSLAVLAAVAAKGARHLVVTGRPAPRVKPLLDDLGGGGLAVCGQGAQLYDSGADRMIWSVTLDRELAEAALGKIEAEVGQVYAAVDQDGVEGLTLIEPGYLMPHPTLPAVRVKGRDALWAEPISKVLLRHPRLTDDELAAVARDAVGSLATVTMSGPGTVELQPRGVTKATGLALAAERLGMTSEDTIAFGDMPNDVPMFVWAARGVAMANAHPDLKSAADEVTSSNEDDGVAVVLERMLEAGGVER, encoded by the coding sequence ATGGCTGCACCCCTCGCATATTCACTCATCGCCACTGACCTGGACGGGACGCTGCTGCGCGGCGACGACACCGTCTCCGACCGGTCGCTGGCCGTGCTGGCCGCGGTGGCCGCAAAGGGGGCGCGTCACCTGGTGGTGACCGGGCGGCCCGCGCCGCGCGTGAAGCCGCTTCTCGACGATCTGGGGGGCGGTGGCCTCGCCGTCTGTGGGCAGGGGGCGCAGTTGTACGACTCCGGTGCCGACCGCATGATCTGGTCCGTGACGCTCGACCGCGAACTCGCCGAGGCCGCGCTCGGGAAGATCGAGGCGGAGGTCGGGCAGGTCTACGCCGCCGTGGACCAGGACGGCGTGGAAGGGCTCACGCTCATCGAGCCCGGGTATCTGATGCCGCACCCCACCCTGCCCGCCGTCCGCGTGAAGGGGCGTGACGCCCTCTGGGCCGAGCCCATCAGCAAGGTGCTCCTGCGCCATCCCCGGCTGACCGACGACGAGTTGGCGGCCGTCGCCCGCGACGCCGTCGGGTCCCTCGCCACCGTCACCATGTCCGGGCCCGGCACCGTCGAGCTCCAGCCCCGCGGAGTGACCAAGGCGACGGGCCTCGCGCTGGCCGCCGAGCGGCTCGGGATGACCTCCGAGGACACCATCGCCTTCGGTGACATGCCCAACGACGTACCGATGTTCGTGTGGGCGGCCCGCGGTGTCGCCATGGCCAACGCCCACCCCGACCTCAAGTCGGCCGCAGATGAGGTCACTTCGTCCAATGAGGACGACGGGGTGGCCGTCGTGCTCGAGCGAATGCTCGAAGCAGGGGGCGTGGAGCGCTAG
- a CDS encoding FAD-dependent oxidoreductase produces the protein MISPVAVIGAGPFGLSTAAHLRARGIPVRVFGDPMVSWRAHMPAGMLLKSTPVASNIDAPQRGHNLLDYCDAAGIRRLVTDEDIIPVQTFIDYGEWFKEKLVPDLEQVRVVSVDRKGTAGFDLKLDSGEQFTARAVVVATGLSGLAQLPPALAAAAPDGPTPTGPVSHSSQHSDLSRFAGRELIVVGAGQSALETAALAAEAGASVRVVARGKGSVAFGEPPWKQPKLRPESPFGRAWSLYAISYYPHPYRYLPPQARHFLVRRVLGPLGAWWLRERFEGKVEKREVRRIASADVQDGSPVLRVETLGGRIRDLSADHVIAATGYRVDIAAMDFLGPALRARLTTSRGTPKLGAGYASSVPGLYFTGLPAAASYGPVMRFVCGTEFASPRLVGHLARAHA, from the coding sequence GTGATCAGTCCAGTAGCAGTCATCGGGGCGGGGCCGTTCGGCCTGTCCACCGCGGCCCATCTGCGGGCCAGAGGCATTCCGGTCCGGGTCTTCGGTGATCCGATGGTGAGCTGGCGCGCGCACATGCCCGCGGGGATGCTCCTGAAATCGACCCCGGTGGCCTCGAACATCGACGCCCCGCAGCGCGGCCACAACCTCCTCGACTACTGCGACGCGGCGGGGATACGGCGCCTGGTCACCGACGAGGACATCATCCCGGTCCAGACCTTCATCGACTACGGGGAGTGGTTCAAGGAGAAGCTCGTGCCCGACCTGGAGCAGGTGCGGGTGGTCTCCGTCGACCGCAAGGGCACGGCGGGCTTCGACCTGAAGCTGGACTCCGGCGAGCAGTTCACGGCCCGCGCGGTCGTCGTCGCGACCGGCCTCTCGGGCCTGGCGCAGCTCCCGCCTGCGCTCGCCGCGGCCGCGCCGGACGGGCCGACCCCCACAGGGCCCGTCTCGCACAGTTCGCAGCACAGCGACCTGTCGCGGTTCGCGGGGCGTGAGCTGATCGTGGTCGGCGCGGGACAGTCGGCCCTGGAGACGGCCGCGCTCGCCGCCGAAGCGGGCGCGAGCGTACGGGTGGTGGCGCGCGGCAAGGGGTCCGTGGCCTTCGGCGAGCCGCCGTGGAAGCAGCCGAAGCTGCGCCCCGAGTCGCCGTTCGGCCGCGCCTGGTCGCTCTACGCGATCAGTTACTACCCCCACCCCTACCGCTATCTGCCCCCGCAGGCCCGCCACTTCCTGGTCCGCCGCGTCCTCGGCCCGCTGGGCGCGTGGTGGCTGCGTGAGCGCTTCGAGGGCAAGGTCGAGAAGCGTGAGGTCCGCCGCATCGCGTCGGCGGACGTCCAGGACGGCAGCCCGGTCCTGAGGGTGGAGACCCTGGGCGGGCGCATCCGTGACCTCTCCGCCGACCACGTCATCGCGGCGACGGGCTACCGCGTGGACATCGCCGCGATGGACTTCCTGGGCCCCGCGCTCCGCGCCCGCCTCACCACGAGCCGAGGCACACCGAAGCTGGGCGCGGGCTATGCCTCGTCGGTCCCCGGCCTGTACTTCACGGGGCTTCCGGCGGCGGCGTCGTACGGCCCTGTGATGCGGTTCGTGTGCGGCACGGAGTTCGCTTCGCCGCGGCTGGTGGGGCATCTGGCGCGGGCGCACGCGTGA
- the nuoN gene encoding NADH-quinone oxidoreductase subunit NuoN → MSASAVHSLWTMASAAAPQDQIDKIDTPTIEYAQLSPTLIVIGAAVIGILIEAFVPRKSRYYAQVFVAVVALTASFAAVVGLAATGYGTTKAHIAAMGAIAVDGPALFLQGTILLAGLVAIFTFAERRLDPVTHGNRVDSFAAQAGSTPGSEGEKAATKAGFTTTEVFPLALFAIGGMLVFPSANDLLTLFIALEVFSLPLYLLCALARRKRLMSQEAAVKYFLLGSFSSAFLLFGIALLYGYAGSVSYGTIAKVIDGSVQTVNPALADTMGNDALLLIGAAMIVMGLLFKVGAVPFHMWTPDVYEGAPTPVTGFMAAATKVAAFGALLRLLYVVLPGLRWDWRPVMWGVVVVTMLVGAIVAITQTDIKRLLAYSSIAHAGFILAGVIAMTPDGISSVLFYLAAYSFVTIGAFAVVTLVRDAGGEATHLSKWAGLGRRSPLVAAVFAVFLLAFAGIPLTSGFSGKFAVFKAAAEGGAGALVVVGVISSAIAAFFYIRVIVLMFFSEPKADGPTVAVPSPMTMTAIGVGVAVTLVLGVAPQYFLDLANQAGVFVR, encoded by the coding sequence GTGAGCGCATCAGCCGTCCACAGCCTGTGGACAATGGCGTCGGCCGCGGCGCCCCAAGATCAGATCGACAAGATCGACACTCCCACCATCGAGTATGCGCAGCTGTCGCCGACGTTGATCGTCATCGGCGCGGCGGTCATCGGGATCCTCATCGAGGCCTTCGTGCCGCGCAAATCCCGGTACTACGCGCAGGTGTTCGTCGCCGTCGTCGCCCTCACCGCGTCTTTCGCCGCGGTCGTCGGCCTCGCGGCCACCGGGTACGGCACGACGAAGGCGCACATCGCCGCGATGGGCGCCATCGCGGTCGACGGGCCCGCGCTCTTCCTCCAGGGCACGATCCTCCTCGCGGGGCTCGTCGCGATCTTCACCTTCGCGGAGCGGCGGCTCGACCCGGTGACACACGGCAATCGAGTCGACTCGTTCGCCGCGCAGGCCGGATCGACGCCGGGCAGCGAGGGCGAAAAGGCCGCCACGAAGGCCGGGTTCACCACCACCGAGGTGTTCCCGCTCGCGCTCTTCGCGATCGGCGGAATGCTCGTCTTCCCGTCGGCGAACGACCTCCTGACGCTCTTCATCGCCCTTGAGGTCTTCTCGCTGCCGCTCTACCTCCTGTGCGCGCTCGCCCGCCGCAAGCGCCTGATGTCGCAGGAAGCCGCCGTCAAGTACTTCCTGCTCGGCTCGTTCTCCTCGGCGTTCCTGCTCTTCGGGATCGCCCTGCTCTACGGGTACGCGGGCTCGGTGTCGTACGGCACCATCGCGAAGGTCATCGACGGCAGCGTCCAGACGGTCAACCCGGCACTCGCGGACACCATGGGCAACGACGCGCTGCTCCTGATCGGCGCCGCGATGATCGTCATGGGTCTGCTCTTCAAGGTCGGCGCGGTGCCGTTCCACATGTGGACGCCCGATGTGTACGAGGGCGCGCCCACCCCGGTCACCGGCTTCATGGCCGCGGCGACCAAGGTGGCCGCCTTCGGCGCGCTGCTGAGGCTGCTCTACGTGGTCCTGCCGGGTCTGCGCTGGGACTGGCGTCCCGTGATGTGGGGCGTCGTGGTCGTCACGATGCTGGTCGGCGCGATCGTCGCGATCACCCAGACCGACATCAAGCGGCTGCTCGCGTACTCCTCGATCGCCCACGCGGGCTTCATCCTCGCCGGTGTCATCGCCATGACCCCGGACGGCATCTCGTCGGTCCTCTTCTACCTGGCGGCCTACTCCTTCGTGACGATCGGCGCGTTCGCGGTGGTCACGCTGGTGCGGGACGCGGGCGGCGAGGCCACGCACCTGTCGAAGTGGGCGGGGCTCGGCCGGCGCTCGCCGCTGGTCGCAGCCGTCTTCGCGGTCTTCCTGCTCGCCTTCGCGGGCATTCCGCTGACCTCCGGGTTCTCCGGAAAGTTCGCGGTGTTCAAGGCGGCGGCCGAGGGCGGCGCCGGTGCGCTTGTCGTGGTCGGTGTGATCTCGTCCGCGATCGCGGCGTTCTTCTACATCCGTGTGATCGTGCTCATGTTCTTCAGCGAGCCGAAGGCGGACGGCCCGACCGTCGCCGTGCCCTCGCCGATGACGATGACGGCGATCGGCGTGGGCGTGGCGGTGACGCTGGTCCTGGGCGTGGCCCCGCAGTACTTCCTGGATCTGGCGAACCAGGCAGGGGTCTTCGTCCGGTAA
- the recQ gene encoding DNA helicase RecQ: protein MSEVTVPSAVAESDALRTLHRVFGYDAFRGEQEAIIEHVVAGGDSVVLMPTGGGKSLCYQIPALVRSGTGVVISPLIALMQDQVDALRALGVRAGFINSTQDFDERRVMEAEFLAGELDVLYLAPERLRLEGTLDLLSRAKISVFAIDEAHCVAQWGHDFRPDYLALSLLGERWPDVPRIALTATATHATHREITERLGMPDAKHFVASFDRPNIQYRIVPKAEPKKQLLAFLKEEHAGDAGIVYCLSRNSVEKTAEFLCKNGIEAVPYHAGLDGGTRARHQSRFLREEGLVVCATIAFGMGIDKPDVRFVAHLDLPKSVEGYYQETGRAGRDGLPSTAWMAYGLQDVVQQRKMIQGSEGDEAFRRRAASHLDSMLALCETAQCRRAQLLTYFGQDAARESCGNCDTCLAPPETWDGTVAAQKVLSTIVRLQRERGQKFGAGQIIDILLGKKTAKVIQFDHDQLSVFGIGEELAEAEWRGVVRQLLAQGLLAVEGEYGTLVLTEESGTVLGREREVRLRKEPKRPAAAKSAKGERKAKSAAAVAELPQEAVPVFEALRAWRGAQAKELGLPAYVIFHDATLREIATLRPSSLAELGGVGGLGEKKLATYGEGVLGVLAELEGTAAPVPAQAPEPSEEEWPEPPEDF from the coding sequence ATGAGCGAGGTGACCGTACCGAGCGCGGTGGCGGAGAGTGACGCACTGCGGACGCTGCACCGCGTCTTCGGATATGACGCGTTCCGTGGTGAGCAGGAAGCGATCATCGAGCATGTGGTCGCGGGCGGTGACTCCGTCGTCCTGATGCCCACCGGTGGCGGCAAGTCGCTCTGCTATCAGATCCCCGCCCTGGTCAGGTCCGGCACGGGCGTGGTCATCTCTCCCCTCATCGCGCTCATGCAGGACCAGGTGGACGCGCTGCGGGCGCTCGGCGTGCGGGCCGGGTTCATCAACTCCACGCAGGACTTCGACGAGCGGCGCGTGATGGAGGCCGAGTTCCTCGCGGGGGAGCTCGACGTGCTGTATCTCGCGCCGGAGCGGCTGCGCCTTGAGGGGACGCTCGATCTGCTCTCCCGCGCCAAGATCTCCGTCTTCGCGATCGACGAGGCGCACTGCGTGGCGCAGTGGGGCCACGACTTCCGCCCCGACTATCTGGCGCTCTCCCTGCTCGGCGAGCGCTGGCCGGACGTCCCGCGGATCGCCCTGACGGCGACGGCGACGCACGCCACGCACCGGGAGATCACCGAGCGGCTCGGCATGCCGGACGCGAAGCACTTCGTGGCGAGCTTCGACCGTCCCAACATCCAGTACCGCATCGTGCCGAAGGCCGAGCCGAAGAAGCAGCTCCTGGCCTTCCTCAAGGAGGAGCACGCGGGCGACGCGGGCATCGTCTACTGCCTCTCGCGCAACTCGGTCGAGAAGACCGCCGAGTTCCTGTGCAAGAACGGCATCGAGGCCGTTCCGTACCACGCGGGCCTGGACGGCGGGACGCGCGCGCGGCACCAGTCGCGCTTCCTCCGGGAGGAGGGTCTGGTCGTCTGCGCCACGATCGCCTTCGGCATGGGCATCGACAAGCCGGACGTCCGGTTCGTCGCCCACCTGGACCTGCCGAAGTCGGTCGAGGGGTACTACCAGGAGACGGGCCGCGCGGGACGTGACGGCCTGCCCTCCACGGCCTGGATGGCGTATGGCCTCCAAGACGTCGTCCAGCAGCGGAAGATGATCCAGGGCAGCGAGGGGGACGAGGCGTTCCGCCGCCGGGCGGCCTCGCACCTGGACTCGATGCTGGCGCTGTGCGAGACGGCCCAGTGCCGCAGGGCCCAGCTCCTCACGTACTTCGGCCAGGACGCGGCCCGCGAGTCCTGCGGCAACTGCGACACCTGTCTCGCGCCGCCGGAGACCTGGGACGGCACGGTCGCGGCCCAGAAGGTCCTCTCCACGATCGTCCGTCTCCAGCGCGAGCGCGGGCAGAAGTTCGGGGCGGGCCAGATCATCGACATCCTGCTCGGCAAGAAGACCGCCAAGGTCATCCAGTTCGACCACGACCAGCTCTCGGTCTTCGGCATCGGCGAGGAGCTCGCGGAGGCCGAATGGCGGGGCGTGGTGCGGCAGTTGCTGGCCCAGGGACTGCTCGCGGTCGAGGGGGAGTACGGCACGCTGGTCCTGACCGAGGAGAGCGGCACAGTCCTCGGCCGGGAGCGGGAGGTGCGGTTGCGCAAGGAGCCGAAGCGGCCCGCAGCGGCGAAGTCCGCGAAGGGGGAGCGCAAGGCGAAGTCGGCGGCGGCCGTCGCCGAGCTGCCTCAGGAGGCGGTGCCGGTCTTCGAGGCGCTGCGGGCGTGGCGCGGTGCGCAGGCCAAGGAGCTGGGCCTGCCAGCGTACGTGATCTTCCACGACGCCACGCTGCGGGAGATCGCCACGCTGCGCCCCTCTTCGCTCGCGGAGCTGGGCGGCGTCGGCGGGCTGGGCGAGAAGAAACTGGCGACGTACGGGGAGGGTGTGCTCGGGGTCCTCGCGGAACTGGAGGGTACGGCGGCTCCGGTGCCCGCACAGGCCCCGGAGCCCTCGGAGGAGGAGTGGCCGGAACCGCCGGAGGACTTCTGA
- the fahA gene encoding fumarylacetoacetase, producing the protein MSEHTPLDQAGSDPSVRSVGDPFALAEGDPFGPHNLPYGVFSLVGEAAGAAERRVGVRLGDHVLDAGAAAAALGSPYVSLLAGPTLNPLLAAGRTAWSDVRRALTAWVTIPAHREVVRPLLHPLSEVTLHLPFEVADYVDFYASEHHATHLGQIFRPDAPTPLTPNWKHLPIGYHGRSGTVVVSGTDVVRPSGQRKAPSETAPVFGPSVRLDIEAEVGFVVGTPSELGTPVPLADFREHVFGLTLLNDWSARDIQAWEYVPLGPFLGKSFCTSVSAWITPLEALDTARVAPPERTHELLPYLDDSAESVADEPAGYDLRITVTLNGHVISEPPFSTVYWTAAQQLAHMTANGASLRTGDLYGSGTVSGPSEGQYGSLIEITWNGRDALVLPDGKRTFLEDGDEVTLSAWAPGPDGTRVGLGEVSGRVASAR; encoded by the coding sequence ATGTCCGAGCACACCCCGCTCGATCAGGCCGGGAGCGACCCTTCCGTCCGCTCCGTAGGCGACCCCTTCGCTCTCGCGGAGGGCGACCCCTTCGGGCCGCACAATCTTCCGTACGGCGTGTTCTCCCTGGTCGGGGAAGCGGCAGGGGCCGCGGAGCGCCGGGTCGGCGTACGACTGGGCGATCATGTCCTCGACGCGGGCGCCGCTGCGGCCGCGCTCGGCTCGCCCTATGTCTCGCTGCTCGCCGGGCCCACGCTCAACCCGCTGCTCGCCGCGGGCCGCACGGCCTGGTCCGACGTGCGACGCGCGCTCACCGCGTGGGTGACGATCCCTGCTCACCGCGAGGTCGTACGCCCTCTGCTGCACCCGCTGTCGGAGGTCACGCTGCACCTCCCCTTCGAGGTCGCGGACTATGTGGACTTCTACGCCTCCGAGCACCACGCGACCCACCTGGGGCAGATCTTCCGCCCGGACGCGCCGACCCCTCTGACCCCCAACTGGAAGCACCTCCCCATCGGTTACCACGGCCGGTCCGGCACCGTTGTGGTCTCCGGAACCGACGTGGTACGTCCGTCGGGGCAGCGCAAGGCGCCCTCGGAGACCGCCCCGGTCTTCGGCCCCTCCGTCCGCCTCGACATCGAGGCCGAGGTCGGATTCGTCGTGGGCACGCCGTCGGAGCTCGGCACCCCGGTGCCGCTCGCGGACTTCAGGGAACACGTCTTCGGTCTCACCCTCCTCAACGACTGGTCGGCGCGCGACATCCAGGCCTGGGAGTACGTGCCGCTCGGCCCCTTCCTCGGCAAGTCCTTCTGCACCTCGGTCTCCGCGTGGATCACCCCCCTGGAGGCCCTGGACACGGCGCGGGTCGCCCCTCCGGAGCGCACCCACGAACTCCTCCCCTACCTGGACGACTCGGCGGAGTCCGTCGCGGACGAGCCCGCCGGCTACGACCTGCGCATCACCGTCACCCTGAACGGCCACGTCATCTCCGAGCCGCCCTTCTCCACCGTCTACTGGACGGCCGCCCAGCAGCTGGCCCACATGACGGCGAACGGCGCGTCCCTGCGCACGGGCGACCTGTACGGCTCGGGCACGGTGAGCGGCCCCTCCGAGGGGCAGTACGGCTCCCTCATCGAGATCACCTGGAACGGCCGCGACGCCCTTGTCCTTCCGGACGGGAAGCGGACGTTCCTTGAGGACGGGGACGAGGTGACCCTCTCGGCGTGGGCCCCCGGGCCGGACGGGACCCGGGTGGGCCTCGGCGAGGTTTCTGGCAGGGTCGCCTCGGCTCGGTAG
- a CDS encoding NADH-quinone oxidoreductase subunit M, producing the protein MSFPLLTATAALPALGAIATAAVPAARRTAAKWLALLVSLATLALAVTVLVRFDPDGSRYQLTESRAWIAEFGVRYELGVDGIGVALIALTALLMPFIILAGWHDADPLETKSSRWRPTQGFFALILAVEAMVIISFAATDVFLFYIFFEAMLIPMYFLIGGFGDRAHAGSDEKASAQRSYAAVKFLLYNLVGGLIMLAAVIGLYVVAGNFSLQEIAEARANGTLDMATSTERWLFLGFFFAFAVKAPLWPLHTWLPNAMGESTAPVAVLITAVVDKVGTFAMLRFCLGLFPEASKWATPVVLVLALISIIYGALLAVGQRDIKRLVAYASISHFGFIILGIFAMTSQGQSGATLYMVNHGISTAALMLVAGFLISRRGSRLIADYGGVQKVAPVLAGTFLIGGLATLSLPGLAPFVSEFLVLVGAFARYPVVGIIATIGIVLAALYTLVLYQRTMTGPVKPEVSAMPDLRVRELVVVAPLIALLIGLGVYPKPLTDLVNPAVKHTMSDVQQKDPKPDVEAAK; encoded by the coding sequence ATGTCCTTTCCTCTGCTGACAGCGACGGCGGCCCTGCCCGCGCTCGGCGCGATCGCCACGGCAGCCGTCCCGGCCGCCCGGCGTACCGCCGCCAAGTGGCTCGCGCTGCTCGTGTCGCTCGCCACGCTCGCGCTCGCCGTGACCGTGCTCGTGCGCTTCGACCCCGACGGATCCCGCTATCAACTGACCGAGTCCCGCGCCTGGATCGCGGAGTTCGGGGTGCGGTACGAGCTCGGCGTCGACGGCATCGGTGTCGCCCTCATCGCGCTCACCGCGCTCCTGATGCCCTTCATCATCCTGGCGGGCTGGCACGACGCCGATCCCCTGGAGACGAAGTCCTCGCGCTGGCGCCCGACTCAGGGCTTCTTCGCCCTGATCCTGGCCGTCGAGGCGATGGTGATCATCTCCTTCGCGGCCACGGACGTCTTCCTCTTCTACATCTTCTTCGAAGCCATGCTCATCCCGATGTACTTCCTCATCGGCGGCTTCGGGGACCGCGCCCACGCGGGCAGCGACGAGAAGGCGTCGGCGCAACGCTCGTACGCGGCCGTGAAGTTCCTCCTCTACAACCTGGTCGGCGGCCTCATCATGCTGGCCGCCGTGATCGGCCTCTACGTGGTGGCGGGGAACTTCTCGCTCCAGGAGATCGCCGAGGCGCGGGCCAACGGCACGCTGGACATGGCGACGAGCACCGAGCGGTGGCTCTTCCTCGGCTTCTTCTTCGCCTTCGCGGTGAAGGCGCCGCTGTGGCCGCTGCACACCTGGCTGCCGAACGCGATGGGCGAGTCCACGGCCCCGGTCGCCGTGCTGATCACGGCCGTGGTCGACAAGGTCGGCACGTTCGCGATGCTGCGGTTCTGCCTCGGGCTCTTCCCCGAGGCGAGCAAGTGGGCGACGCCGGTCGTCCTCGTGCTCGCCCTGATCAGCATCATCTACGGCGCGCTGCTCGCCGTCGGCCAGCGCGACATCAAGCGCCTGGTGGCGTACGCGTCGATCTCGCACTTCGGGTTCATCATTCTCGGCATCTTCGCGATGACCTCACAGGGCCAGTCCGGCGCGACGCTCTACATGGTCAACCACGGGATCTCGACCGCCGCCCTGATGCTGGTGGCCGGCTTCCTGATCTCGCGGCGCGGTTCGCGGCTCATCGCGGACTACGGAGGGGTGCAGAAGGTCGCACCCGTACTCGCGGGCACCTTCCTGATCGGCGGCCTCGCGACGCTCTCGCTGCCGGGGCTCGCGCCGTTCGTCAGTGAATTCCTGGTCCTGGTCGGCGCGTTCGCGCGCTATCCGGTGGTCGGGATCATCGCCACCATCGGCATCGTGCTCGCCGCGCTCTACACCCTCGTCCTCTACCAGCGGACGATGACGGGCCCGGTGAAGCCGGAGGTCTCGGCCATGCCGGACCTGCGGGTACGTGAACTCGTGGTCGTCGCACCGCTGATCGCGCTCCTGATCGGCCTCGGTGTCTACCCGAAGCCGCTCACCGATCTTGTGAACCCGGCGGTCAAGCACACCATGTCCGACGTACAGCAGAAGGACCCGAAGCCCGACGTGGAGGCGGCCAAGTGA
- a CDS encoding ATP-grasp domain-containing protein, giving the protein MRNDSLPFAVDREVPGLIVKFGSYPLHHGGVGAIRSLGRLGVPMYAITEDRYTPAAASRHLTRALPWPTTGAEEPERLVEGMLRVARRIGRPTVLIPTDEEAAVLIAEHQEPLSGAGFLFPRVEPGLPRRLASKQGLHELCVEHGIASPAASFPESYGDIEQFAAAAVFPVVAKNREAFTRRSRPAVNGTTRIETPAGLLGLARDWGERPGVILQEYLPREQAEDWIVHAYFDEDSAPRAMFTGVKVRSWPPHAGMTAHAYVVDNPELADLAARFIKQIGFTGVIDLDLRYDRRDGQYKLLDFNPRMGAQFRLFENESGVDVVRAMHLHLTGRPVPKGEQRAGHRYVVENIDLPALLAYRRSGYTTPHAPPRASGTELAWLASDDMKPFFMMLARFIRPGAKHLYQLWRTNRRGSGTGSHSATTK; this is encoded by the coding sequence ATGAGGAACGACAGCCTGCCCTTCGCGGTGGACCGTGAGGTGCCCGGCCTGATCGTGAAGTTCGGCAGTTATCCGCTGCACCACGGCGGCGTGGGGGCGATCCGCAGCCTGGGGCGGCTCGGCGTGCCCATGTACGCGATCACGGAGGACCGGTACACACCTGCCGCTGCCTCCCGCCATCTCACCCGCGCCCTTCCCTGGCCGACCACCGGGGCGGAGGAGCCGGAGCGGCTCGTCGAGGGGATGCTGCGCGTCGCGCGCCGGATCGGCAGGCCCACGGTCCTGATCCCGACCGACGAGGAAGCGGCCGTCCTCATCGCCGAGCACCAGGAGCCGCTGAGCGGGGCGGGGTTCCTCTTCCCGCGCGTGGAGCCGGGGCTGCCCCGCCGCCTCGCCAGCAAGCAGGGCCTGCACGAGCTGTGCGTGGAGCACGGCATCGCCTCACCGGCCGCGTCCTTCCCCGAGAGCTACGGGGACATCGAGCAGTTCGCCGCCGCGGCGGTCTTCCCGGTGGTCGCCAAGAACCGCGAGGCGTTCACACGCCGCTCCCGGCCCGCGGTGAACGGGACGACGCGCATAGAGACCCCGGCGGGCCTGCTCGGCCTCGCCCGCGACTGGGGCGAGCGGCCCGGGGTGATCCTCCAGGAGTATCTGCCGCGGGAGCAGGCCGAGGACTGGATCGTGCACGCGTACTTCGACGAGGACTCGGCGCCGCGCGCGATGTTCACGGGCGTCAAGGTGCGCTCCTGGCCGCCGCACGCGGGGATGACGGCGCATGCGTACGTCGTCGACAATCCGGAACTCGCGGACCTCGCCGCGCGTTTCATCAAACAGATCGGCTTCACCGGCGTCATCGACCTCGACCTGCGCTATGACCGACGCGACGGTCAGTACAAACTGCTCGACTTCAACCCCCGCATGGGCGCGCAGTTCCGGCTCTTCGAGAACGAATCCGGGGTCGACGTCGTCCGTGCGATGCACCTGCACCTGACGGGGCGCCCGGTCCCGAAGGGGGAACAGCGCGCCGGTCATCGGTATGTCGTGGAGAACATCGACCTGCCCGCCCTCCTCGCCTACCGCCGCAGCGGCTACACCACGCCGCACGCGCCCCCGCGCGCGAGCGGCACGGAGCTGGCGTGGCTCGCTTCGGACGACATGAAGCCGTTCTTCATGATGCTCGCGCGTTTCATACGGCCTGGGGCGAAGCATCTGTATCAGCTGTGGCGCACCAACCGCCGCGGCAGCGGCACCGGTTCGCACAGCGCCACCACGAAGTAG